One Vespula pensylvanica isolate Volc-1 chromosome 1, ASM1446617v1, whole genome shotgun sequence genomic region harbors:
- the LOC122637736 gene encoding protein lethal(2)denticleless-like, producing the protein MSLVRSITRRQEGFEFIRDYDIALYRLKCYHNDVYRGISPNTNAADYNPEPPVFACRFCTKESNEQILALANEDGKIALQDISNKGNHNKLLEGTQAHFNAIFDIAWMPGELKLVTASGDHTAKLWDVSRSEIKQIEYFHAHTRSVKTAVFRHQDKAVFATGARDGSIMIWDIRANHSDQAKADNCISNAHNSLSSNNNRHRKTLNHTSCTQSITSLAFQDDFSLLSCAAGDGVIKVWDLRKNYTVHKKDPLAKHTMNYAGSSTRNGFSSLLVCPARITLYASCMDNIIYAYNISSYNPKPVAEFYGHQNRTYYVKTCLSPDGRYLASGSSDELAYIWHIKRSGGPIIKLSGHTEEVTCIAWCTVGETKIVTCSDDSCHRIWRIGLEHKIDNEELEVRGKAEIVFSANSIENLKMETTPTTFRRYALTQEHTPRSNRTPNSTPGSNDVNNKLGDLYKQSSSNSFKRTYSQMRIGQSYSDGKFQTILSPIQENLETIIKRAHIENRGARRLFGQSTDTTTIRDKSYDFDKPSTSSHVPEFKNNTLEGNNTSIPFSPTSNLPNFVIDGTAPHLLQMSPEKYKENVDWLTKIREKYKEQKTKISSEKLPSPKPSIPVRRNSRSKSMEPLKGCKTSTSLAPSLLDFFKISNKDCDKNICSENSNTLSLPSIS; encoded by the exons ATGAGCTTAGTGCGCTCTATTACGAGGCGTCAAGAGGGCTTTG aatTTATACGTGATTATGATATAGccttatatcgtttaaaatgcTATCATAATGATGTATATCGTGGAATATCGCCAAATACAAATGCTGCAGATTATAATCCAGAACCACCAGTTTTTGCTTGTCGTTTTTGTACCAAGGAAAGCAATGAACAAATACTTGCCTTAGCAAATGAAGATGGAAAAATAGCTTTACAAGATATAAGTAATAAGGGAAACCATAATAAGCTATTAGAAGGAACTCAG GCACATTTTAATGCAATTTTTGATATTGCATGGATGCCTGGTGAATTAAAATTAGTAACAGCATCAGGAGATCACACTGCAAAATTATGGGATGTATCCAGATccgaaattaaacaaatagaatattttcatgCTCATACACGTAGTGTAAAAACAGCAGTATTTCGTCATCAAGATAaag CTGTCTTTGCCACAGGAGCTCGTGATGGAAGTATAATGATTTGGGATATAAGAGCAAATCATAGTGATCAGGCTAAAGCAGATAACTGTATATCTAATGCACATAATAGCTTatcttcaaataataatagacaTCGTAAAACTCTCAATCATACATCTTGCACACAAAGTATTACCAGTCTAGCTTTCCAAGATGATTTCTCATTACTATCATGTGCTGCTGGGGATGG gGTAATTAAAGTCTgggatttaagaaaaaattatactgTTCACAAAAAAGATCCATTGGCTAAACATACAATGAATTATGCAGGAAGTAGTACAAGAAACGGATTTTCTTCATTGTTAGTATGTCCAGCTAGAATTACATTGTATGCCAGTTGTATGGACAAtatcatatatgcatataatatatcttcttaTAATCCAAAACCag tTGCAGAGTTTTATGGACATCAAAATCGTACCTATTATGTAAAAACCTGTTTAAGTCCTGATGGAAGATACTTGGCTAGTGGTTCTAGTGATGAGCTTGCTTATATTTGGCATATTAAACGATCTGGTGGGCCAATAATTAAACTTTCTGGTCATACAGAAGAAGTTACTTGCATTGCATGGTGCACTGTTGGGGAAACCAAG ATAGTGACGTGTTCGGATGATTCGTGCCATAGAATATGGAGAATTGGACTTGAGCATAAAATAGATAATGAAGAATTAGAGGTAAGAGGTAAAGCAGAAATTGTTTTCAGTGCGAACTCcatagaaaatttgaaaatggaAACAACACCAACTACTTTCCGGCGATATGCTTTAACGCAAGAACATACACCTAGGTCTAATAGAACACCAA atagTACACCAGGATCTAATGATGTAAACAATAAATTGGGAGATTTGTATAAAcaaagtagtagtaatagtttTAAGAGAACTTATTCACAAATGAGAATTGGGCAATCATACTCTGATGGaaaatttcaaacaattttatctcctattcaagaaaatttagaaacgataataaaacgcGCACATATAGAAAATCGTGGTGCTAGAAGGCTTTTCGGTCAAAGTACTGATACAACTACTATACGCGATAAGAGTTATGACTTTGATAAACCAAGCACAAGTTCACATGTTccagaatttaaaaataataccttAGAAGGAAATAATACATCAATTCCTTTTTCACCTACATCAAACCTGCCAAATTTTGTGATAGATGGTACAGCACCTCACCTACTTCAAATGTCTCCtgagaaatacaaagaaaatgttGACTGGTTAACaaaaatacgagagaaatataaagagcAGAAGACTAAAATATCCTCAGAAAAACTGCCTAGTCCTAAACCAAGTATACCTGTTCGTAGAAATAGTAGATCCAAATCAATGGAACCACTAAAAGGATGTAAAACTTCTACATCTCTTGCTCCATCTTTACtcgatttctttaaaattagtAATAAGGAttgtgataaaaatatttgttcagAAAACTCAAATACTCTTTCTTTGCCATCTATATCATGA